One genomic segment of Culturomica massiliensis includes these proteins:
- a CDS encoding efflux RND transporter periplasmic adaptor subunit — translation MKQRIVLPLLLSVLAACSGSGNRAEKETAVTTDTVLTTLADPDTIKTDAVTSATSKPNEVLFNGTMIVPPDCQATVTVLMGGTVKNSSLLSGTVVRKGQVLVILENPAFIDLQQSYLDSRAQLEYLEAEYRRQQTLAKEQAASQKKLQQSKADYLSMKSKEQAAAAQLQLLGIDPIRIEESGIRPYLEVKSPIDGYVGNVRINPGKHIAAGEPVCDVINKERTLLRLVAYEKDLAYIQKGAVVEFTVNGIGNQVFRGTLISVGQQVDEISRSLEIYARVDTVEEMFRPGMYVTARILH, via the coding sequence ATGAAACAAAGAATAGTTTTACCGTTGTTGTTATCCGTATTAGCGGCATGTAGCGGTTCCGGCAACCGGGCTGAAAAAGAAACGGCCGTTACAACGGACACTGTTTTGACGACTTTAGCCGATCCGGATACGATAAAGACGGATGCCGTCACTTCTGCAACATCGAAGCCGAATGAGGTATTGTTTAACGGAACGATGATCGTGCCGCCCGATTGTCAGGCGACCGTTACCGTCCTTATGGGAGGAACGGTGAAAAACAGCAGTCTGTTGTCCGGAACGGTTGTCCGAAAAGGACAGGTATTGGTGATACTTGAGAATCCGGCTTTTATCGACCTGCAACAGTCGTATTTGGATAGTCGTGCACAGTTGGAATACCTGGAAGCGGAATACAGGCGACAACAGACACTGGCTAAAGAACAAGCCGCTTCGCAGAAAAAACTGCAACAGAGTAAAGCCGATTATTTATCGATGAAGAGTAAGGAACAGGCGGCAGCAGCCCAATTGCAATTGTTGGGGATCGATCCAATCCGCATAGAAGAAAGCGGGATACGTCCTTATTTGGAGGTAAAATCCCCTATAGACGGGTATGTGGGAAATGTGCGCATCAATCCGGGAAAACATATTGCGGCCGGAGAGCCGGTATGTGATGTGATCAATAAAGAGCGGACATTGTTACGCTTGGTGGCTTATGAAAAAGATCTGGCATATATACAAAAAGGAGCCGTAGTCGAATTTACCGTGAACGGTATCGGGAATCAGGTTTTCCGGGGTACATTGATTTCTGTCGGTCAGCAGGTAGACGAAATCAGTCGTTCGCTGGAGATTTATGCCCGGGTGGATACGGTTGAAGAGATGTTTCGTCCCGGAATGTATGTCACGGCGCGGATTCTTCATTGA
- a CDS encoding LytR/AlgR family response regulator transcription factor, giving the protein MKAVIVEDERAAVRNLTALLTDVTPEMEIIAVLDSISESVEWFKEHKSPDLVFMDIHLADGSAFEIFRHIEIACPVIFTTAYDEYALKAFKVNSVDYLLKPIGAEDVRNALKKLELFRTATGEPESGEDIQGLIRMLRRQESYKTHFLVPQKGDKLLPLSVESVYYFYINEGIVKAVTMEGKEYPVSHTLDEIADSLNPIRFFRVNRQYLIARKAIKDIDLWFNGRLSVNLIVPVPEKILISRVRVAEFKEWFVHGE; this is encoded by the coding sequence ATGAAAGCGGTAATTGTTGAGGACGAAAGGGCTGCCGTACGTAATCTTACGGCTTTGTTGACGGATGTGACGCCCGAAATGGAAATAATCGCTGTTTTGGACAGTATTTCCGAATCGGTGGAATGGTTTAAAGAACACAAAAGTCCCGATCTGGTATTTATGGATATTCATTTGGCGGACGGATCGGCATTTGAGATTTTCAGGCACATCGAAATAGCCTGTCCTGTGATTTTTACAACTGCTTATGACGAATATGCTTTGAAAGCTTTTAAGGTGAATAGCGTGGATTATCTGTTAAAGCCCATAGGCGCGGAAGATGTGCGTAATGCATTGAAAAAGCTGGAGCTTTTTCGTACGGCGACCGGAGAACCGGAGTCCGGAGAAGATATACAAGGATTAATCCGGATGTTGAGACGACAGGAGAGTTACAAAACTCATTTTCTGGTCCCCCAAAAGGGAGATAAATTACTCCCGTTGTCTGTAGAGTCTGTTTACTATTTTTATATCAATGAAGGGATTGTGAAAGCCGTTACGATGGAGGGGAAAGAATACCCGGTTTCCCATACATTGGATGAAATAGCTGATTCTTTGAATCCCATACGTTTTTTCCGGGTCAATCGTCAATACCTTATTGCCCGTAAAGCCATAAAAGACATTGATTTGTGGTTTAACGGCCGTTTGTCTGTCAATTTGATCGTTCCTGTTCCTGAAAAGATTCTGATCAGCAGGGTACGCGTGGCAGAATTTAAAGAATGGTTCGTACACGGAGAATGA
- a CDS encoding Crp/Fnr family transcriptional regulator, with amino-acid sequence MDKIECTDKIQELLFNIPLFKDLPSNIKQTLLEKLDCQFFHIGKKEVIARQNTPCKYLYVLLEGKLRTDIIDALGNEILIEYIEAPRTFATPHLFSADCTLPATFTVLEEGILLTATKESFFRLFAQEPGILRNFLRITGNCTHCTVKRLRMLSYKSIRSRITAYLMEHRQAGSDTVTMVHNQQQLAEYLGVTRPALSKEINKMAKENLIRLDTPKVHLLAPDLLQQFI; translated from the coding sequence ATGGATAAAATTGAATGTACAGATAAAATACAGGAATTACTTTTCAATATTCCGTTATTCAAAGACCTGCCGTCCAATATCAAACAGACTCTGTTAGAAAAACTCGATTGCCAGTTTTTTCATATTGGCAAAAAAGAAGTCATAGCCCGGCAAAATACCCCCTGTAAATATCTGTACGTCTTGCTGGAAGGAAAATTACGGACAGATATTATCGATGCTTTGGGAAACGAAATCCTGATCGAATACATCGAAGCACCACGGACATTTGCTACCCCTCATTTATTCAGTGCCGATTGTACCCTGCCCGCAACTTTTACCGTTTTGGAAGAAGGTATATTGCTTACCGCTACCAAAGAATCCTTTTTCCGGCTTTTTGCACAGGAACCGGGAATATTACGTAATTTTCTCCGGATCACGGGAAATTGCACGCATTGTACCGTCAAACGGCTACGCATGCTTTCCTATAAAAGTATCCGCAGCCGTATCACCGCTTATCTGATGGAACATCGCCAGGCAGGCAGCGATACGGTTACAATGGTACACAATCAGCAGCAACTCGCCGAATACCTCGGTGTCACCCGTCCGGCACTTTCCAAAGAAATCAACAAAATGGCCAAAGAAAACCTCATTCGCCTGGACACGCCTAAAGTGCATCTTCTCGCCCCTGACCTACTACAGCAATTCATATAA
- the ccsA gene encoding cytochrome c biogenesis protein CcsA yields the protein MSWDYFLWFAFVAMGCWLAGAVVAWRQKSPWVSLVLTGTGLVVFFAFILGLWISLERPPMRTMGETRLWYSFFLPLVGLITYVRWKYKWILMFSFILACVFICINLFKPEIHNKTLMPALQSPWFAPHVIVYMFAYAMLGAAVVMAVYLLWIKRGEADCREMELTDNLVYVGLAFMTLGMLFGALWAKEAWGHYWSWDPKETWAAATWLAYLVYIHFRRHHPVFYRRALVVMLVSFVLLQMCWYGINYLPAAQGVSVHTYNVG from the coding sequence ATGAGTTGGGATTATTTTTTGTGGTTTGCTTTTGTGGCAATGGGGTGTTGGCTGGCCGGAGCCGTGGTTGCCTGGCGACAGAAGAGTCCCTGGGTGTCTCTGGTGCTGACCGGTACCGGATTGGTTGTGTTTTTTGCTTTTATTTTAGGTTTGTGGATTTCTTTGGAAAGACCGCCTATGCGTACGATGGGAGAAACCCGTTTGTGGTATTCGTTTTTTCTGCCTCTGGTCGGATTGATCACCTATGTCCGCTGGAAATACAAATGGATTCTTATGTTCAGTTTTATACTTGCCTGTGTATTTATCTGCATCAATCTGTTTAAACCGGAGATACACAATAAAACATTGATGCCGGCTTTACAGAGTCCTTGGTTCGCTCCCCATGTTATCGTGTATATGTTTGCGTACGCCATGCTGGGGGCTGCTGTCGTTATGGCGGTTTACCTGTTGTGGATAAAAAGAGGGGAGGCTGATTGCCGTGAAATGGAATTGACGGATAATTTAGTATATGTGGGACTGGCATTTATGACATTGGGGATGCTTTTCGGGGCTTTATGGGCTAAAGAGGCCTGGGGACATTATTGGAGCTGGGATCCGAAAGAGACCTGGGCTGCCGCTACGTGGCTGGCTTATCTGGTGTATATTCATTTCCGGCGTCATCATCCGGTTTTTTATCGCCGGGCATTGGTGGTTATGCTCGTCTCTTTCGTGTTGTTGCAGATGTGCTGGTACGGCATCAATTATCTGCCTGCTGCACAGGGCGTGAGTGTGCATACTTATAATGTGGGATAA
- a CDS encoding sensor histidine kinase: MKLYPVIFRRRFLLIITIISAVVASLIHFPELISLFDVYEAFSLFPGMRGLDVAFEIIFTFLSLLVLFAINTLVFRFDDKNVKIGIGHIAFSFVITWISSSCLGQFFVYLHEHFDIPAIDAMVHHYLHPLRDFIITSIVTGSCYIIHLVGRQQSIQLENEQLRAESLQNQYEALKSQMNPHMLFNSLNTLRSLVRESQDKAQEYIQELSRVLRYTLQGNEMHQVPLSGEMEFVNAYIFLQMMRYEDNLTFDIKVDKRLYDKQVPPMAVQLLIENAIKHNEISNRRPLTITIRNEKEAWLSVCNPIQPKITGESTTGVGLANLNKRYELLFQRQIVIETSDNVFCVKIPLL, from the coding sequence ATGAAACTATATCCCGTTATTTTCAGAAGGCGTTTTTTGCTGATTATAACCATCATATCGGCAGTCGTCGCATCCTTGATTCATTTTCCTGAATTGATATCGCTTTTCGATGTCTATGAGGCGTTCAGCCTTTTTCCGGGGATGAGAGGACTGGATGTGGCTTTTGAAATTATCTTTACCTTTCTTTCTCTGTTAGTTTTGTTTGCCATAAATACATTGGTTTTCAGGTTTGACGATAAAAATGTGAAGATCGGAATCGGGCATATTGCATTTTCTTTTGTGATTACCTGGATATCGAGTAGTTGCCTGGGACAGTTTTTCGTTTATTTACACGAGCATTTTGATATTCCAGCCATCGACGCGATGGTACATCATTATTTGCATCCGTTGCGGGATTTTATTATTACCAGTATTGTAACGGGAAGTTGTTATATCATTCATCTGGTCGGACGTCAGCAATCGATACAGTTGGAAAATGAACAGTTGAGGGCCGAGAGTCTGCAAAATCAATATGAGGCGTTGAAAAGTCAGATGAATCCGCATATGCTTTTCAATTCATTGAATACGTTACGCTCGCTGGTGCGGGAATCCCAGGATAAGGCTCAGGAGTATATTCAGGAGTTGTCGCGGGTGTTGCGGTATACGTTGCAGGGAAATGAAATGCATCAGGTGCCTTTGTCCGGAGAGATGGAATTTGTGAACGCTTATATCTTTCTGCAAATGATGCGGTATGAAGACAATCTGACATTCGATATAAAGGTCGACAAAAGATTGTATGACAAACAGGTTCCGCCGATGGCTGTGCAACTTCTGATAGAAAATGCCATAAAACACAATGAAATCAGCAACCGTCGTCCGCTGACCATAACGATTCGGAACGAAAAGGAAGCATGGTTAAGTGTATGCAATCCGATCCAACCGAAAATTACAGGAGAATCGACCACTGGTGTCGGATTGGCAAATTTGAATAAACGTTATGAATTGCTGTTTCAGCGACAAATCGTAATAGAAACTTCGGATAATGTCTTTTGTGTAAAAATTCCATTGTTATGA
- a CDS encoding DUF4857 domain-containing protein: protein MTKFSKIILFILITALSAWLLPWSYRFATVRPDSYPFTLYSPIVHSFAFPDYANGKVEYKDVLGRTYSEHQFDSILPTFYYRQLLSDGRLPATIEGIPVDGRSIQREYFIFRSNTTHINTAKTPLYPLLEAMPERVDLEMPDDVFRMTDRMEFVEMATNRIREEKSGHFTRALQEKGFTFPARIVAGNPTARKDYDEGYLITDRNHRLFHVKKLRDRPYVRPIEIPVEIHPQHLYVTEYPGRHYLGFLTDDQNRFYVLESGSYKLQQLPIPGFDPQTEDMMIIGDAFYWTIRISGKKSEKIYAVNPRNYNLQDSLNIAHREQVSTEIAQYLFPFQLSFTSYEDRFVTPRISDISYKALVLNFGLAVICLLICPGKFRFRLKNAVILCILGLFGLIPLFLRKK, encoded by the coding sequence ATGACTAAATTCAGCAAAATCATATTATTCATCCTAATTACTGCTCTTTCGGCATGGTTACTCCCTTGGAGCTATCGTTTCGCAACAGTCCGTCCGGACTCTTATCCTTTTACTTTATACAGTCCGATTGTACATTCTTTTGCCTTTCCGGATTACGCTAACGGGAAAGTCGAATACAAAGATGTTTTGGGACGTACCTATTCAGAACATCAATTCGACAGCATATTGCCCACATTCTACTATCGTCAATTATTATCCGACGGACGTTTACCGGCAACGATCGAAGGTATTCCGGTTGACGGCCGCTCCATACAACGCGAATACTTCATATTCCGGAGCAACACCACCCATATCAACACCGCAAAAACGCCGCTTTATCCCCTGCTCGAAGCAATGCCCGAACGGGTCGACCTGGAAATGCCCGACGACGTATTCCGGATGACCGACCGGATGGAATTTGTCGAAATGGCTACCAATCGGATACGGGAAGAAAAAAGCGGACATTTTACCCGCGCACTGCAAGAAAAAGGCTTTACTTTTCCCGCGCGTATCGTTGCCGGCAATCCGACAGCCCGCAAGGACTACGACGAAGGTTATCTTATTACAGATCGTAATCATCGCTTATTCCATGTTAAAAAACTTCGGGACCGTCCCTACGTACGCCCTATCGAAATTCCGGTGGAAATACATCCGCAACACTTGTATGTCACCGAATATCCCGGCCGGCATTACCTCGGCTTTCTCACGGACGATCAAAACCGGTTCTACGTTCTCGAATCGGGAAGCTATAAACTTCAACAATTACCTATTCCGGGCTTCGACCCCCAAACAGAAGATATGATGATTATCGGAGATGCTTTTTACTGGACGATCCGGATCAGCGGAAAAAAAAGCGAAAAGATATATGCCGTAAATCCCCGGAATTACAACCTACAGGACAGTTTAAACATAGCACACCGGGAACAGGTTAGCACAGAAATCGCACAATACCTTTTCCCTTTTCAATTGTCGTTCACCTCTTACGAAGACCGCTTTGTCACCCCCAGGATTTCGGATATCTCTTACAAAGCACTGGTTCTTAATTTCGGATTAGCCGTTATCTGTCTTCTGATCTGTCCCGGAAAATTCCGGTTTCGTTTGAAAAACGCCGTGATACTATGTATCTTGGGACTGTTCGGGTTAATTCCCTTATTCCTTCGGAAAAAATAA
- the nrfH gene encoding cytochrome c nitrite reductase small subunit encodes MIKLKRLIGYLFPTRRRKIGAIVLAGMLAGGGGLFLYMLRAHTYLGDSPSACVNCHIMAPYYATWFHSSHSRNATCNDCHVPHENRIKKWAFKGMDGMRHVAVFLTNGEPQVIRPNDQSSQVIMENCIRCHTQLNTEFVKTGKIDYMKTKVGEGKACWDCHRDVPHGGQSNLAMTPNALVPYPDAPAPDWLKKMLK; translated from the coding sequence ATGATAAAATTGAAACGATTGATAGGATACCTTTTTCCGACCCGGAGACGGAAGATCGGAGCGATCGTCCTGGCGGGTATGCTGGCAGGCGGGGGAGGTTTATTCCTTTACATGCTTCGGGCACATACTTATCTGGGAGACAGTCCGTCGGCTTGTGTGAATTGTCATATTATGGCTCCTTATTATGCTACCTGGTTTCATAGTTCGCATAGCCGGAATGCAACTTGTAACGATTGTCATGTACCGCATGAAAATAGGATAAAAAAATGGGCCTTCAAAGGGATGGACGGTATGCGGCATGTAGCGGTTTTCCTGACCAATGGAGAGCCGCAGGTCATCCGGCCGAACGACCAGAGTTCGCAGGTGATTATGGAAAACTGCATCCGTTGTCATACCCAGTTGAATACGGAGTTTGTAAAGACCGGAAAGATTGATTATATGAAAACGAAAGTCGGGGAAGGTAAAGCTTGCTGGGATTGCCATCGTGATGTGCCTCATGGCGGACAGAGTAATCTGGCGATGACCCCGAATGCGCTGGTGCCTTATCCGGACGCTCCGGCTCCTGATTGGTTGAAGAAAATGCTAAAATAA
- a CDS encoding cytochrome c biogenesis protein ResB, translated as MWKKPWGYREGATIAAGLLLTGILLQGSVGKIDWELLSWPVNIILLLVYIIVLAMVSGLSGRIYLFRWLGSYAAAVTSLAAVVVMTVIMGLIRQTGPQTVSGVAPWLGFSQMLSAWPFALLFTWLITVLGLTAFRHLYPFRWRNIPFLLNHLGLFVAVVAAVLGNADLQRLKMTTVVGKAEWRAYDEAGQQSELPLAIELQHFTIDEYPPKLMLIDNGTGKVLPEGKPEHLLLGSGEQEGQLADWRIRVVRQMAESARVATEDTVKFVAFHSIGATYAVYIEADNRLTGVRREGWVSCGSFLFPYKALRLDEQVSLVMPEREPQRFASDVKLYTQSGRKLEAVIEVNRPLTVEGWKVYQLSYDESKGKWSDISVFELVRDPWLPLVYIGIWMLIAGAVWMFVTASKRKEEQL; from the coding sequence ATGTGGAAAAAGCCTTGGGGATATAGAGAAGGAGCAACGATTGCTGCCGGGTTGCTGTTGACAGGCATATTATTGCAGGGGTCTGTCGGGAAAATCGATTGGGAGTTGTTGTCCTGGCCTGTCAATATTATTCTGCTGCTCGTTTATATCATTGTGTTGGCGATGGTATCCGGTTTGTCGGGACGGATATATCTGTTCCGTTGGCTGGGAAGCTATGCCGCCGCTGTAACTTCGCTGGCTGCGGTCGTGGTGATGACGGTTATTATGGGATTGATCCGGCAAACCGGACCGCAAACGGTGAGCGGCGTGGCTCCCTGGCTGGGTTTTTCACAGATGTTGTCGGCCTGGCCGTTTGCCTTGTTGTTCACTTGGTTGATCACCGTATTGGGATTGACTGCTTTCCGGCATTTGTATCCTTTTCGTTGGCGGAATATTCCTTTTTTGTTGAATCATTTGGGATTGTTCGTAGCTGTGGTGGCGGCGGTTTTGGGAAATGCAGATCTGCAGCGGCTGAAGATGACCACTGTTGTCGGAAAGGCTGAATGGCGTGCCTATGACGAGGCCGGACAACAGTCGGAATTGCCTTTGGCAATAGAACTTCAACATTTTACGATCGATGAATACCCTCCCAAACTGATGCTTATAGATAACGGGACGGGTAAGGTGTTGCCGGAAGGAAAACCGGAGCATCTGTTATTGGGGTCCGGGGAACAGGAGGGACAATTGGCAGACTGGCGTATCCGGGTTGTACGACAGATGGCTGAGTCGGCGCGGGTGGCTACGGAAGATACGGTAAAGTTTGTCGCATTTCATTCAATAGGAGCGACGTATGCGGTGTATATTGAAGCTGACAACAGGCTTACGGGTGTGCGGCGGGAAGGCTGGGTAAGTTGCGGGAGTTTCCTTTTCCCGTATAAAGCTTTGCGATTGGATGAACAGGTTAGTCTGGTAATGCCGGAGCGGGAACCTCAGCGCTTTGCTTCTGATGTGAAACTTTATACGCAGTCGGGAAGAAAGCTGGAGGCGGTTATCGAAGTGAATCGGCCTTTGACCGTAGAGGGGTGGAAAGTATATCAGTTGAGTTACGATGAGAGTAAAGGAAAATGGAGCGATATCAGTGTGTTTGAGTTGGTGCGCGATCCTTGGCTGCCGTTGGTGTATATTGGAATCTGGATGTTGATAGCGGGGGCAGTATGGATGTTTGTTACAGCTTCTAAAAGAAAGGAGGAGCAGTTATGA
- a CDS encoding alginate export family protein: MRKVLTACLLLMSAAVWAQNEKQQNEFDMTAQIRPRAEYRNGALSPRSEGEVPAYFIYNRARLSMEYRRHDLSMKISGQHVGVWGQSPQVDKKGDARLALNEAWAKLNFGAGFFAQLGRQTLSYDDERILGGLDWNVAGRYHDALKLGYAAGKHQLHLILAFNQNDEKTIGGTYYKDGGQPYKNMETLWYHYKSGKQDFNASLLFINLGLETGTEEDARTRYLQTMGTYLTCRPGRWNLSGALYYQGGKNKTNRSVTAYMWNLRAQYNLNERWNFMAASDYLSGNKPGGKKFKAFDPLYGTHHKFYGGMDYFYASNFAAGFNPGLWDNQLGVGFKPCSKVGLSLNYHYFATTAKVESAGKKYDKGLGSELDFQLDVTVMKDVKLSAGYSFMAGSKTMDIVKGGDHKCWQDWGWLSLNINPKVLFVKW; this comes from the coding sequence ATGAGAAAAGTATTGACAGCTTGCTTGCTGCTCATGTCTGCCGCTGTGTGGGCGCAGAATGAGAAACAGCAAAACGAATTTGATATGACGGCCCAGATACGACCGCGTGCAGAGTATCGCAACGGAGCTTTATCTCCCCGTTCGGAGGGAGAAGTACCTGCTTATTTTATCTATAACCGGGCACGGCTTTCCATGGAATACCGTCGGCACGATCTTTCGATGAAAATTTCCGGACAGCATGTCGGGGTATGGGGGCAGTCACCGCAGGTGGATAAAAAGGGAGATGCCCGGTTGGCATTGAACGAGGCTTGGGCAAAGCTGAACTTCGGAGCCGGATTTTTCGCACAGTTGGGACGGCAGACATTGTCGTACGATGACGAACGGATTTTGGGTGGATTGGATTGGAATGTGGCAGGGCGTTATCACGATGCATTGAAATTGGGATATGCTGCCGGAAAACATCAGTTACACCTGATTCTGGCTTTCAATCAGAATGATGAGAAAACGATCGGCGGAACCTATTATAAAGACGGCGGACAACCTTATAAGAATATGGAGACTCTGTGGTATCATTATAAAAGCGGTAAACAGGATTTTAACGCTTCTTTGCTTTTTATCAATCTGGGATTGGAGACAGGGACGGAGGAAGATGCCCGGACCCGCTATTTGCAAACGATGGGAACTTATCTGACCTGTCGGCCGGGGAGATGGAATTTATCGGGAGCATTGTATTATCAGGGAGGAAAAAATAAGACAAACCGGAGTGTTACGGCTTATATGTGGAATCTGCGGGCACAATATAATCTGAATGAGCGTTGGAATTTTATGGCCGCCAGCGATTATCTGAGCGGTAATAAACCTGGAGGTAAAAAATTCAAGGCTTTTGATCCGTTGTATGGTACGCACCATAAATTTTATGGCGGTATGGACTATTTTTATGCTTCCAATTTTGCGGCCGGTTTTAACCCGGGGTTGTGGGACAACCAATTGGGAGTGGGCTTTAAGCCTTGCTCTAAAGTCGGATTGAGCCTTAATTACCATTATTTTGCTACGACAGCCAAGGTCGAATCGGCCGGGAAAAAATACGATAAGGGATTGGGATCGGAACTTGATTTTCAGCTGGATGTGACGGTGATGAAAGACGTAAAACTTTCTGCCGGTTATTCATTTATGGCAGGTTCAAAGACGATGGATATCGTGAAGGGGGGAGACCATAAATGCTGGCAGGATTGGGGATGGCTCTCCCTTAATATCAATCCGAAAGTATTGTTTGTGAAATGGTAG
- the nrfA gene encoding ammonia-forming cytochrome c nitrite reductase — MEKKLKSWQGWLLFGGTMAVVFCLGLAVSALMERRAEVASVFNNKRKVITGIESRNEEFKPDYPREYQTWTETARTDFESEFNGNVMVDMLEKRPEMVILWAGYAFSKDYSTPRGHMHAVEDIRQSLRTGAPMDDKSGPQPSTCWTCKSPDVPRMMEALGVEAFYNNKWAALGSEIVNPIGCADCHEPENMNLHISRPALIEAFARQGKDITKATPQEMRSLVCAQCHVEYYFKGDGKYLTFPWDKGFTVEDMEAYYDEADFFDYKHSLSKTPILKAQHPDYEISQMGIHAQRGVSCADCHMPYKSEGGVKFSDHHIQSPLAMIDRTCQVCHRESEETLRNNVYERQRKANEARNRLETELVKAHIEAKYAWDHGATEEQMKDVLKLIRQAQWRWDFGVASHGGAFHAPQEIQRILSHGLDKALQARLTVAKVLAKHGITEDVPMPDISTKEKAQKYIGLDIKQEREAKEKFLKTVVPQWLQKAKEEGKLIVCN; from the coding sequence ATGGAAAAGAAATTAAAGTCATGGCAAGGTTGGCTGTTGTTCGGCGGAACAATGGCTGTCGTATTTTGTCTGGGATTGGCTGTATCGGCTCTGATGGAAAGACGGGCAGAAGTGGCCAGTGTGTTCAATAACAAACGTAAGGTGATTACGGGAATCGAATCGCGTAATGAAGAGTTTAAGCCGGATTATCCCCGGGAATATCAGACATGGACAGAAACGGCCCGTACGGATTTCGAGAGTGAATTTAACGGGAACGTAATGGTGGATATGTTGGAGAAACGGCCCGAAATGGTGATATTGTGGGCCGGATACGCTTTTTCTAAGGATTATTCCACGCCTCGCGGACATATGCATGCTGTGGAAGATATCCGCCAATCGTTGCGTACAGGCGCTCCGATGGACGATAAGAGCGGTCCTCAACCTTCTACCTGCTGGACTTGTAAGAGTCCGGACGTACCCCGTATGATGGAAGCCCTCGGTGTGGAGGCATTCTATAATAATAAATGGGCTGCATTGGGCAGTGAAATTGTCAATCCGATCGGTTGTGCCGATTGTCATGAGCCGGAGAATATGAATCTGCATATCAGCCGTCCGGCCTTGATTGAAGCTTTTGCCCGTCAGGGAAAGGATATTACAAAAGCGACTCCTCAGGAAATGCGTTCGTTGGTATGTGCCCAATGTCACGTAGAGTATTATTTTAAAGGGGACGGGAAGTATTTGACGTTCCCGTGGGACAAGGGTTTTACGGTTGAAGATATGGAAGCTTATTATGATGAGGCTGATTTTTTTGACTACAAACATTCATTGAGTAAGACACCGATTTTGAAAGCGCAGCATCCGGATTATGAAATATCGCAAATGGGTATTCATGCCCAGCGGGGAGTTTCCTGTGCCGATTGCCATATGCCGTATAAGAGTGAGGGGGGCGTAAAGTTCAGCGACCACCATATTCAGAGTCCTTTGGCAATGATCGACCGTACGTGTCAGGTGTGTCACCGGGAGAGTGAAGAGACGTTGCGTAATAATGTATACGAACGACAGAGAAAGGCAAACGAGGCCCGTAATCGCCTGGAGACGGAATTGGTTAAGGCACATATCGAAGCAAAATATGCCTGGGATCACGGAGCTACGGAGGAACAAATGAAGGATGTGCTGAAACTGATCCGTCAGGCTCAATGGCGTTGGGATTTCGGGGTCGCTTCACACGGGGGGGCATTTCATGCCCCACAGGAGATACAGCGTATTCTTTCCCACGGTCTGGACAAAGCTTTACAGGCACGTTTGACGGTAGCTAAAGTGTTGGCGAAGCATGGGATTACCGAAGATGTTCCTATGCCGGATATCTCGACAAAAGAGAAAGCGCAGAAATATATCGGACTGGATATAAAGCAGGAGCGTGAAGCCAAGGAGAAATTCCTGAAAACGGTGGTTCCGCAATGGCTGCAAAAAGCAAAAGAGGAAGGGAAACTGATCGTTTGCAATTGA